A DNA window from Pseudomonas wuhanensis contains the following coding sequences:
- the cynR gene encoding transcriptional regulator CynR, which translates to MLLRHLRYLLAVADHGGFTRAAEVLHVSQPTLSQQIRQLEETLGVNLFDRTSRTVKPTDAGLAYIESARRVLVELEAGKRALHDVKDLSRGSLRLAMTPTFMAYLVGPLVRDYVAKFPNIHLQIFELSMDDIEAGLLDDSLDIAIAFTPVRSPDIECVPAFVETLGVMVGLGHPLYERQNPLSPKEVAQLDFALLTPDFITRSSIDGYFRQQNITPKVAIEVNSVSTLLEVIRHAPMATILPEPIATAERALRKIPLLGEAPNRGAALLRRKNNYHSAASVAFMELVMGAAAVESANSQSSTD; encoded by the coding sequence ATGCTGCTCCGACATTTGCGCTACTTGCTGGCAGTCGCCGACCACGGCGGCTTCACCCGCGCCGCCGAGGTGTTGCATGTCTCTCAACCGACGCTGTCCCAGCAGATCCGGCAACTGGAGGAAACCTTGGGCGTCAACCTGTTCGACCGAACTTCGCGCACGGTCAAACCGACCGATGCGGGGCTGGCTTATATCGAAAGTGCCCGTCGGGTACTGGTGGAACTTGAAGCGGGGAAGCGCGCGCTGCATGACGTGAAGGATTTGTCTCGCGGCAGCTTGCGATTGGCCATGACGCCGACGTTCATGGCGTATCTGGTGGGGCCGCTAGTGCGCGACTACGTGGCGAAGTTTCCGAACATCCATCTGCAGATTTTCGAGTTATCGATGGATGACATCGAGGCCGGTTTGCTCGATGACTCGCTGGACATCGCCATCGCCTTTACCCCGGTGAGGAGCCCCGACATCGAGTGCGTGCCGGCATTTGTCGAGACCTTGGGGGTGATGGTCGGGCTTGGTCATCCGTTGTACGAGCGCCAGAACCCGCTCTCGCCAAAGGAGGTGGCGCAACTGGATTTCGCGTTGCTGACGCCGGACTTCATCACCCGATCCTCCATTGACGGGTATTTTCGGCAACAGAACATCACGCCCAAAGTGGCGATCGAGGTGAACTCGGTGAGTACGCTGTTAGAGGTCATTCGTCACGCGCCGATGGCCACCATCCTGCCGGAACCCATCGCCACAGCGGAGCGGGCATTGCGCAAAATTCCGCTGTTGGGGGAGGCGCCCAACCGAGGGGCCGCGCTGCTTCGGCGCAAAAACAACTACCACAGTGCGGCGTCTGTGGCCTTTATGGAGCTGGTAATGGGCGCGGCTGCAGTCGAGTCGGCGAACAGTCAGTCATCCACTGATTGA
- the cynS gene encoding cyanase: protein MQQSHTYQDPSLALTTSILDAKARKNLSWQDLTDGTGLGLAYVTAALLGQHPLPEAAAKVIGEKLELEADAVARLQIIPLRGSLSGVPTDPTIYRFYEMIQIYGTTLKALVHEQFGDGIISAINFKLDMKKVEDPEGGSRAVITLDGKFLPLRPF, encoded by the coding sequence ATGCAACAGTCCCACACTTACCAGGATCCGAGCCTGGCCCTGACCACTTCGATCCTCGATGCCAAGGCGCGCAAGAATCTGTCCTGGCAGGATTTGACTGACGGCACCGGCCTGGGCCTGGCCTACGTCACCGCCGCCCTGCTCGGCCAGCATCCGCTGCCGGAAGCCGCCGCCAAGGTGATTGGCGAGAAACTCGAACTGGAAGCCGACGCTGTGGCCCGCCTGCAGATCATTCCATTGCGCGGCAGCCTCTCGGGTGTCCCGACCGACCCGACCATCTACCGTTTCTACGAAATGATCCAGATCTACGGCACCACGCTCAAAGCCCTGGTTCACGAGCAATTCGGCGACGGCATCATCAGCGCGATCAACTTCAAGCTGGACATGAAGAAAGTTGAAGACCCGGAAGGTGGTTCTCGCGCGGTGATTACCCTGGACGGCAAGTTCCTGCCGTTGCGTCCTTTCTAA
- a CDS encoding carbonic anhydrase, producing MKALIDGLLKFQKEAFPQRTDLFKHLATTQHPGTLFITCSDSRVVPELLTQQEPGELFVVRNAGNIVPSYSPHPGGVSATVEYAVAVLGVTDIVICGHSDCGAMTAIAQCKCMDHLPAVSGWLQHAESAKVINDSRPHASDAAKVSSMVRENVIAQLANIQTHPSVRLAQEKGLLNLHGWVYDIETGSVDALDADNHSFVSLAEQPCTCAVHGKTVEAA from the coding sequence ATGAAAGCGCTCATCGACGGTTTATTGAAGTTCCAGAAAGAAGCCTTCCCACAACGTACCGACCTGTTCAAACACTTGGCCACCACTCAGCATCCCGGCACCTTGTTCATCACCTGTTCCGACAGCCGCGTGGTGCCGGAACTGCTGACCCAGCAAGAGCCCGGCGAACTGTTCGTGGTGCGCAATGCCGGCAACATCGTGCCCTCTTACAGCCCGCATCCCGGCGGCGTGTCGGCCACGGTCGAATATGCAGTCGCGGTATTGGGCGTGACGGACATCGTGATCTGCGGGCATTCGGATTGTGGCGCCATGACCGCCATCGCCCAGTGCAAATGCATGGATCACCTGCCCGCGGTCAGTGGTTGGTTGCAACACGCCGAGTCGGCCAAGGTGATCAATGACTCCCGTCCTCACGCCAGCGACGCAGCCAAGGTAAGCTCGATGGTCCGGGAAAATGTCATTGCTCAACTGGCGAATATCCAGACTCACCCGAGCGTGCGTCTGGCCCAGGAAAAAGGCCTGCTGAATCTGCATGGTTGGGTTTATGACATTGAGACCGGTTCGGTCGATGCCCTGGATGCCGACAATCACAGTTTCGTGTCGCTGGCCGAACAGCCGTGCACTTGCGCCGTGCACGGCAAAACGGTTGAAGCCGCCTGA
- a CDS encoding BON domain-containing protein, whose translation MKLHSFQHYSHGLETVVHDTWITARVKSALTLADTTLGLNVHVKTHAGTVALSGRVNTHRQCEQAVAVARSVPGVVNIDASELLTHVFTPGHPPEAPNAEDTPERRSDDK comes from the coding sequence ATGAAACTTCATTCCTTTCAACATTACTCTCATGGTCTGGAAACGGTCGTTCACGACACGTGGATTACCGCCCGGGTGAAGTCGGCCCTGACATTGGCCGATACCACCCTTGGCCTGAATGTCCATGTCAAAACCCATGCGGGCACGGTGGCATTGAGTGGTCGCGTCAACACCCATAGACAGTGTGAGCAGGCTGTTGCTGTGGCACGTTCGGTCCCGGGTGTCGTCAACATCGATGCCAGCGAATTGCTCACCCATGTGTTCACGCCAGGGCATCCTCCAGAAGCGCCCAATGCTGAAGACACGCCTGAGCGTCGGTCGGACGACAAATGA
- a CDS encoding aldehyde dehydrogenase family protein: MSLALERLVAGTPIPFAGNRVTVVSPELAARFQPGDHLLVEQVSGELLLIPVADQQAAAVAIERAEAAFTAMSGVSDQAISEFFDHFAQRLETPECWALIAAANLADIERAKARGRSTTRLLADERMRGDMIAGLRAWRDAPATRGKVVSCVEHDGWKVEQVVSPLGIVAFVFEGRPNVFADAAGVLRTGNTAVLRIGSDALGTAQAIVTHALNPALSDAGLPTGAVSLVESVNHAAGWAMFADRRLSLAVARGSGRAVSQLGSIAQQAGTAVSLHGTGGAWLIADQDADAQRFAAVVRNSLDRKVCNTLNVCLILRDRAAELVPLFLDALQLAGTARGQGCKLHIVEGSEQHLPADWQTASVEVYRAEGYQTEALAEPLPEDQLGREWEWEETPEVSLKIVDDLDQAIALFNRYSPQFTVSLISEDASAQERFYNAVNAPFVGNGITRWVDGQYALNKPELGLSNWESGRLFARSAILSGDGVFTIRSRMTQTDLSVKR; this comes from the coding sequence ATGTCTCTTGCGCTCGAACGTCTAGTCGCTGGCACACCAATCCCTTTTGCCGGTAATCGTGTCACTGTCGTCAGCCCCGAACTGGCGGCGCGCTTTCAACCCGGCGACCATCTGCTGGTGGAGCAGGTCAGCGGTGAATTGTTGCTGATCCCGGTGGCGGACCAGCAAGCGGCGGCGGTCGCCATCGAGCGCGCCGAAGCGGCGTTCACTGCGATGTCCGGCGTCTCGGATCAAGCCATTAGCGAGTTCTTCGATCACTTTGCGCAACGCCTGGAGACCCCGGAATGCTGGGCCTTGATTGCGGCGGCCAATTTGGCCGATATCGAGCGGGCCAAAGCGCGCGGGCGTTCCACCACGCGGTTACTGGCCGATGAACGCATGCGCGGCGACATGATCGCCGGCCTGCGGGCCTGGCGCGATGCTCCGGCCACGCGCGGCAAAGTCGTGAGCTGCGTCGAGCACGACGGCTGGAAAGTCGAGCAAGTGGTGTCGCCGCTGGGTATCGTCGCGTTCGTGTTCGAAGGCCGACCGAATGTCTTCGCCGATGCCGCCGGTGTCTTGCGCACCGGTAACACCGCGGTGTTGCGCATTGGCAGCGATGCGTTGGGCACTGCGCAAGCCATCGTCACCCATGCATTGAATCCGGCATTGAGCGATGCCGGATTGCCGACCGGAGCAGTTTCCCTGGTGGAAAGCGTCAATCATGCCGCCGGTTGGGCGATGTTCGCCGACCGACGCCTGTCATTGGCTGTGGCCCGTGGTTCGGGACGAGCGGTCAGCCAGTTGGGCAGCATCGCGCAACAGGCCGGCACCGCGGTCAGCCTGCACGGCACCGGTGGTGCGTGGTTGATCGCCGACCAGGACGCCGATGCCCAACGCTTTGCCGCCGTGGTACGCAACTCGCTGGACCGCAAAGTCTGCAACACCCTGAACGTTTGCCTGATCCTCCGCGACCGCGCCGCCGAGCTGGTGCCGCTGTTTCTCGACGCACTGCAACTGGCCGGCACCGCTCGGGGCCAGGGCTGCAAGTTGCATATCGTCGAGGGTAGTGAGCAGCATTTGCCAGCCGATTGGCAGACCGCGAGCGTCGAGGTGTACCGCGCCGAAGGCTATCAGACCGAAGCGTTGGCCGAACCGCTGCCCGAAGATCAATTGGGGCGCGAGTGGGAGTGGGAAGAAACCCCGGAAGTCAGCCTGAAGATCGTCGACGATCTGGATCAGGCCATCGCCTTGTTCAACCGCTACAGCCCGCAATTCACCGTGTCGCTGATCAGTGAAGATGCCTCGGCGCAGGAGCGTTTCTACAACGCGGTCAACGCACCTTTTGTCGGCAACGGGATTACCCGCTGGGTCGATGGACAGTACGCGCTGAACAAGCCGGAACTGGGGCTTTCGAACTGGGAAAGTGGGCGCCTGTTTGCGCGCAGCGCGATTCTCTCGGGGGATGGCGTGTTCACCATCCGTAGCCGCATGACCCAGACGGATCTGTCGGTCAAACGCTGA
- a CDS encoding DUF3616 domain-containing protein produces MVNFGSALLVFNDPDTHLRKGLSAVVQIGDTLWVANDESLSLERFTLRERVGAGEFLFDQHKQFSLASLLALPVIPTIGEEFVEADLEGMSYDRDTGYLWIVGSHSLKRKKPDSTKSLKKNAERLATVSSDGNRFLLARIPVVEENGTFTLVKSTADDDRVAAQLAGNQLGNELLDELKDDEHVGAFLHIPGKDNGFDTEGLEINGKRVFIGLRGPVLRGWTIVLEVEPEDHPKAVHTLTLKKIGPKGRKYRKHFLQLGGLGVRDLCIDGDDMLILAGPTMNLDGPVSVFRWLDGARPTDESFVFSEQLTPALEVPYGQGEDKGRDHAEGLTFISTAGVEEPLLLVVYDANAKWRKQGSNRLEQDVFRLAKK; encoded by the coding sequence ATGGTGAATTTCGGTTCCGCGCTTCTAGTCTTCAATGACCCGGACACTCATTTGCGCAAAGGGTTGTCTGCCGTGGTCCAGATAGGCGACACCCTGTGGGTCGCCAATGATGAATCCTTGAGCCTGGAGCGCTTCACCTTGCGTGAGCGCGTCGGTGCGGGCGAGTTTCTGTTTGACCAGCACAAGCAATTCTCGTTGGCGTCCCTGTTGGCGCTGCCGGTCATCCCGACGATTGGCGAAGAATTCGTTGAAGCAGACCTGGAAGGCATGAGCTACGACCGCGACACGGGGTATCTCTGGATTGTGGGGTCTCACAGCCTGAAACGGAAAAAACCCGATAGCACCAAGTCCCTGAAGAAAAACGCCGAGCGTCTGGCAACTGTCAGCAGCGATGGCAATCGTTTTCTCCTGGCCCGGATTCCGGTGGTCGAAGAAAACGGAACGTTCACTTTGGTGAAGAGCACCGCCGACGATGATCGAGTTGCCGCCCAATTGGCCGGCAATCAATTGGGCAACGAATTGCTCGATGAGCTCAAGGACGACGAACATGTGGGGGCATTTCTACACATTCCCGGCAAGGACAACGGGTTCGATACCGAAGGCCTCGAGATCAATGGCAAGCGTGTTTTTATCGGGTTGCGAGGACCTGTGCTGCGGGGCTGGACCATTGTTCTGGAGGTTGAACCCGAAGACCATCCCAAGGCCGTCCACACGCTGACGCTGAAAAAAATCGGGCCCAAGGGGCGCAAATATCGAAAGCATTTTCTCCAGTTGGGCGGACTCGGCGTCAGGGACTTATGCATCGATGGTGACGACATGTTGATCCTGGCCGGGCCGACGATGAACCTCGACGGGCCTGTCAGCGTATTTCGATGGCTCGACGGCGCCAGGCCAACAGACGAAAGTTTTGTCTTCAGCGAACAATTGACGCCGGCTCTGGAGGTTCCTTACGGGCAAGGAGAGGATAAAGGCCGCGATCATGCCGAAGGACTAACCTTTATCAGCACCGCGGGCGTCGAAGAACCCTTGCTGCTGGTGGTCTATGACGCGAACGCCAAATGGCGCAAACAGGGGAGCAATCGCCTGGAGCAAGATGTATTTCGACTGGCGAAAAAATAA
- the glsB gene encoding glutaminase B, which yields MQALLNEILDAVRPLIGQGKVADYIPALGTVPSNQLGIAVYGNDGELFCAGDADTPFSVQSISKVFSLVQAIDHSGEAIWDRLGHEPSGQPFNSLVQLEFERGRPRNPFINAGALVICDINQSRFAAPALSMRDFVRRLSGNPNVMVDGKVAESEYQHRARNAAMAYLMQSFGNFHNDVEAVLRSYFSHCALRMSCVDLARAFCFLANDGFCKHSGAQILSARQTQQVNSIMATSGLYDEAGNFAYRVGLPGKSGVGGGIVAVVPGQFTVCVWSPELNTAGNSLAGMAALELLSQRIGWSVF from the coding sequence ATGCAAGCGCTGTTGAACGAGATCCTTGACGCAGTCCGACCGTTGATCGGTCAGGGCAAAGTGGCTGACTACATTCCCGCCCTCGGCACCGTGCCGTCCAATCAGTTGGGCATTGCCGTGTATGGCAACGACGGCGAGTTGTTTTGTGCTGGAGACGCCGACACGCCGTTCTCGGTGCAGAGTATTTCCAAGGTGTTCAGCCTGGTGCAGGCCATCGACCATTCCGGCGAAGCGATTTGGGACCGCCTGGGCCATGAACCGTCCGGCCAGCCGTTCAACTCGCTGGTGCAACTGGAGTTCGAGCGCGGGCGCCCGCGCAATCCCTTCATCAACGCCGGTGCGCTGGTGATCTGCGACATCAACCAGTCACGTTTTGCCGCGCCGGCGTTGTCGATGCGCGATTTTGTCCGCCGTTTGTCCGGCAACCCGAATGTCATGGTGGACGGCAAGGTCGCCGAATCGGAATACCAGCATCGCGCGCGTAACGCGGCCATGGCTTATCTGATGCAATCGTTCGGCAACTTCCATAACGACGTCGAAGCCGTGCTGCGCAGCTACTTCAGCCATTGCGCGCTGCGCATGAGTTGCGTGGATCTGGCCCGGGCGTTCTGTTTCCTGGCCAACGACGGTTTTTGCAAACACAGCGGCGCCCAGATCCTCAGCGCCCGCCAGACCCAACAAGTCAACTCGATCATGGCCACCAGCGGGCTGTACGACGAAGCCGGTAATTTTGCCTATCGCGTCGGTCTGCCGGGCAAGAGCGGTGTGGGCGGGGGCATCGTCGCGGTGGTGCCGGGGCAATTCACGGTGTGCGTCTGGTCTCCGGAATTGAACACCGCCGGCAACTCCCTCGCCGGCATGGCCGCGCTGGAGTTGTTGAGTCAGCGGATCGGCTGGTCGGTGTTCTGA
- a CDS encoding ferric reductase-like transmembrane domain-containing protein: MMTQVPRYHGWSLFGLLSLLVLLMTGLILLLNPDLVEATRSAIRATARTSFALFLAAFTASALAVLVPSPFTRSLVRERRFIGLAFAFSHLVHAILIYSYGQLNPEFWPSRTTAGNIPGSVGYLFILLMALTSFKATARLIGPKAWKALHVSGMWVIAAVFTYSNFKRIPMSAWYVLPFGLMFSAIVIRLLGKIALKYKRSTRNALSTE; this comes from the coding sequence ATCATGACCCAAGTTCCCCGTTACCACGGCTGGTCGCTGTTTGGCCTGCTGTCCTTGCTGGTGCTGTTGATGACCGGCCTGATTCTGCTGCTGAACCCGGACCTGGTGGAAGCCACCCGCAGCGCCATTCGCGCCACCGCACGCACTTCGTTTGCGCTGTTTCTCGCCGCGTTCACCGCCTCGGCTTTGGCTGTGCTGGTGCCCTCGCCTTTCACCCGTTCGTTGGTGCGCGAGCGACGTTTCATTGGCCTGGCCTTCGCGTTTTCCCATCTAGTCCACGCCATCCTGATCTACAGCTATGGCCAACTGAACCCCGAGTTCTGGCCCAGCCGTACCACGGCTGGCAACATTCCGGGCTCGGTCGGTTACCTGTTCATTCTGCTGATGGCGTTGACCTCGTTCAAAGCCACGGCGCGCCTGATCGGCCCCAAGGCCTGGAAAGCCCTGCACGTCAGCGGCATGTGGGTGATCGCGGCGGTCTTCACCTACTCCAACTTCAAACGCATTCCCATGAGCGCCTGGTACGTCCTGCCGTTCGGCCTGATGTTTTCGGCGATCGTCATTCGGCTGCTGGGCAAGATTGCACTGAAGTACAAACGGTCGACCCGGAATGCGCTGTCGACCGAATGA
- a CDS encoding HvfX family Cu-binding RiPP maturation protein: MNTSLSSAIKGLHLNLDRAGSWIAPLTLRVFLAWEFFESGLEKWNGQNWFADIQHNFPFPFNHVPATLNWELAMWAELICALALLVGLGTRLSAIILIVVTIVATAAVHWPADWSTLSELAQGYAISDKGHGNFKLPLIYLAALLPLLFSGAGKLSMDALLARYFWRRSHR; this comes from the coding sequence ATGAACACTTCTCTCTCGTCGGCCATCAAAGGCCTGCACCTGAACCTCGATCGGGCCGGCAGCTGGATCGCGCCCCTGACCTTGCGGGTATTTCTAGCCTGGGAATTTTTCGAGTCAGGCCTGGAAAAATGGAACGGCCAGAACTGGTTCGCCGACATCCAGCACAACTTCCCGTTTCCCTTCAACCACGTTCCGGCCACGCTGAACTGGGAACTGGCGATGTGGGCCGAACTGATCTGCGCCCTCGCTCTGCTGGTGGGCCTTGGGACGCGGCTCTCGGCAATCATTCTGATCGTGGTCACGATCGTTGCGACCGCTGCCGTTCACTGGCCGGCCGATTGGTCTACATTGAGTGAACTTGCCCAGGGTTATGCCATCAGCGACAAAGGCCACGGCAACTTCAAACTGCCGCTGATCTACCTCGCAGCCCTCCTGCCTCTGTTGTTCTCGGGGGCCGGCAAACTCAGCATGGACGCGTTGTTGGCTCGATACTTCTGGCGGCGCAGTCACCGCTGA
- a CDS encoding dienelactone hydrolase family protein, whose protein sequence is MSVTTQWIEISSAEGTFGAYLAIPHTRKGPGIVLIQEIFGVNEHIRSVAEQYAADGYLVIAPDLFWRNGHRIELGYDEAGWKRAVELMNATDTQKAQADIKLAIDALKAQPGLDGRIASIGFCFGGMLSYNTAANGFVDVAIAYYGGGIQNQLDRANEIKVPLLMHFGEQDSHIPIDAVKQIAERFEFNDDVDIEVYPGAEHGFNCSHRDSYNQRAAVEAHGNTLLFLSQNL, encoded by the coding sequence ATGAGCGTAACCACCCAATGGATCGAGATCAGCAGCGCCGAGGGCACATTCGGCGCTTACCTGGCCATTCCCCACACCCGTAAAGGTCCGGGGATTGTGCTGATTCAGGAAATCTTCGGCGTCAACGAGCACATCCGCTCGGTCGCCGAGCAATACGCCGCCGACGGCTACCTGGTCATCGCGCCGGATTTGTTCTGGCGCAACGGTCACCGTATTGAATTGGGCTACGACGAAGCCGGCTGGAAACGCGCCGTCGAGCTGATGAACGCCACCGACACCCAAAAAGCGCAGGCCGACATCAAACTGGCCATTGACGCCCTGAAAGCACAGCCGGGGCTGGACGGCAGAATTGCGTCTATCGGTTTCTGCTTCGGCGGCATGCTGTCGTACAACACCGCGGCCAACGGTTTTGTCGACGTGGCGATCGCCTACTACGGCGGCGGCATTCAGAACCAACTGGATCGGGCCAATGAAATCAAGGTGCCGCTGCTGATGCACTTTGGCGAGCAGGACAGCCACATCCCCATCGATGCGGTGAAGCAAATCGCCGAGCGTTTCGAATTCAACGATGACGTCGATATCGAGGTGTATCCGGGTGCCGAACACGGCTTCAACTGCTCACACCGTGACAGCTACAACCAGCGGGCGGCGGTTGAGGCACATGGCAATACGTTGCTCTTTTTGAGTCAGAACCTTTAA